A genomic region of Paenibacillus sp. PL2-23 contains the following coding sequences:
- a CDS encoding NAD(P)H-dependent glycerol-3-phosphate dehydrogenase, whose product MHEGENSPRKAAVLVAGSWGTALALVLASNGFHVTLWTRNAEQADEINNKHQNSRYLPGSELPPGITASTSMGSALEGAELALFVAPSAVMREVARAAAPHLGANTLVVHATKGFEADTMKRMSVVLAEELGRDASTIVVLTGPSHAEEVIKKQPTTVVVASASLEAAEKAQDALMNGDFRVYTNVDVVGAEVAGAIKNIIALGAGLSDGLGFGDNAKAALLTRGLAEIGRLGAAMGASPMTFAGLAGVGDLVATGTSKHSRNWRAGYMLGDGTPLEAVLERIGMVVEGVRTTRTAYQLSKQYNVEMPITNQLYEVLFEGKAPKAAVEHLMGRLKTHETEPLG is encoded by the coding sequence ATGCATGAAGGAGAGAACAGTCCGCGCAAGGCAGCCGTTCTGGTAGCTGGCAGCTGGGGAACGGCGCTTGCGCTGGTGCTTGCGAGCAACGGGTTTCACGTGACGCTGTGGACGCGCAATGCGGAGCAAGCCGATGAGATTAACAACAAACATCAGAACAGCCGTTATTTGCCGGGCAGCGAGCTGCCTCCGGGCATTACGGCATCGACGAGTATGGGAAGCGCTCTCGAAGGCGCGGAGCTGGCGTTGTTCGTTGCGCCGTCCGCCGTTATGCGGGAGGTGGCCCGCGCGGCGGCGCCGCATCTTGGAGCGAACACGCTTGTTGTCCATGCGACCAAGGGCTTCGAGGCGGATACGATGAAGCGTATGTCCGTCGTGCTTGCGGAGGAGCTGGGCCGCGACGCTTCGACGATCGTCGTGCTGACCGGGCCTAGCCACGCCGAAGAGGTGATCAAGAAGCAGCCAACAACGGTGGTTGTTGCCTCAGCTTCGCTGGAGGCGGCGGAGAAGGCGCAGGACGCGCTGATGAACGGCGACTTCCGCGTCTATACCAACGTGGATGTTGTGGGTGCCGAGGTGGCGGGCGCGATCAAAAATATTATTGCCCTCGGCGCGGGGCTTAGCGACGGTCTCGGATTTGGCGACAATGCCAAAGCGGCTCTCTTGACCCGAGGACTGGCCGAGATCGGGCGTCTAGGCGCGGCGATGGGCGCAAGCCCGATGACCTTCGCCGGTCTGGCCGGCGTAGGGGATCTGGTTGCGACTGGCACGAGCAAGCACAGCCGTAATTGGCGTGCAGGCTATATGCTGGGAGACGGAACGCCGCTCGAAGCCGTGCTTGAGCGAATCGGCATGGTGGTGGAGGGTGTCAGGACGACGCGCACCGCCTACCAGCTGTCGAAGCAATACAACGTCGAGATGCCTATTACTAATCAGCTGTACGAGGTGCTGTTCGAAGGGAAAGCGCCGAAGGCAGCCGTGGAGCATTTGATGGGACGCCTCAAAACGCATGAAACGGAGCCTTTGGGATAG
- a CDS encoding stage VI sporulation protein F yields MSKGLPKDVLSAINKKTGKNISENAIKKLASGVNPNTLQNEAELRKLIKQVADMAKIKVPDSTVSDIVKAVKSSGMSPSNLESLVKMMMKK; encoded by the coding sequence TTGTCCAAAGGTTTACCCAAAGACGTGTTGAGCGCGATTAACAAAAAAACAGGCAAAAACATTTCCGAGAATGCCATCAAGAAATTGGCAAGCGGAGTCAATCCCAATACGCTGCAGAACGAAGCGGAGCTTCGCAAGCTGATCAAACAGGTGGCCGATATGGCGAAAATAAAGGTGCCGGACTCGACCGTAAGCGATATTGTTAAGGCTGTAAAGTCGAGCGGTATGTCTCCATCTAACCTGGAGAGCCTCGTCAAAATGATGATGAAGAAGTAA
- a CDS encoding DUF2768 family protein, which translates to MDAMTKMWISFLGIGLMAIAAFLITFARVKTKGFIKFILSFIAFILLLFGFIYGFFSIL; encoded by the coding sequence ATGGACGCAATGACGAAGATGTGGATTTCATTTCTCGGGATTGGGCTGATGGCGATTGCGGCATTCCTGATCACCTTTGCCCGTGTGAAAACCAAGGGCTTTATTAAATTTATATTATCCTTTATCGCGTTTATCTTATTATTATTCGGCTTTATTTATGGCTTCTTCTCTATTCTGTAG
- a CDS encoding 2Fe-2S iron-sulfur cluster-binding protein yields MLELIMTGKTVTKTVEAEAGLTLLDHAIKYDIDFGFSCTRGTCARCRCQITEGLGLLEEVTDEEWDRLEPEEFEQGFRLGCQAVVKEGAGRIVAVNKTYF; encoded by the coding sequence ATGCTTGAGCTTATTATGACGGGAAAAACGGTTACCAAAACAGTAGAGGCGGAAGCAGGGCTTACCCTATTGGACCATGCCATCAAATATGATATTGATTTCGGCTTCTCCTGTACGCGGGGAACCTGCGCCAGATGCCGCTGCCAAATCACGGAAGGGCTGGGCCTTCTTGAGGAGGTAACGGATGAGGAGTGGGATCGTCTGGAGCCGGAGGAATTCGAGCAAGGATTCCGATTAGGCTGCCAGGCGGTCGTGAAGGAGGGCGCTGGCCGCATTGTTGCGGTCAACAAAACGTACTTCTAA
- a CDS encoding 2Fe-2S iron-sulfur cluster-binding protein, translated as MDAEVVFYPGGKSARVRRGTTVLDAARRAGVTIATRCGGKAACFMCKVTVRPSSELLPMGDAERRKLAGLEQKHMRLACQTRVSGRTEVELPPDPLRSAVANALARQKEMDELW; from the coding sequence ATGGACGCAGAGGTAGTGTTCTATCCCGGCGGCAAGTCAGCCAGAGTCAGGCGCGGCACAACCGTATTGGACGCGGCCAGAAGAGCCGGCGTCACCATTGCCACAAGATGCGGCGGCAAAGCGGCCTGCTTTATGTGCAAGGTGACGGTCAGACCATCCAGCGAGCTGCTTCCGATGGGAGACGCGGAGCGGAGGAAGCTGGCGGGGCTGGAGCAGAAGCATATGAGGCTGGCGTGCCAGACGCGTGTATCCGGCAGGACAGAGGTTGAGCTTCCGCCGGATCCGCTGCGTTCGGCCGTGGCCAACGCTCTGGCGCGGCAGAAGGAAATGGATGAGCTATGGTAA
- the spoIVA gene encoding stage IV sporulation protein A, translating to MEKVDIFKDIAERTGGDIYLGVVGAVRTGKSTFIKRFMETVVLPNIASESDRARAVDELPQSAAGKTIMTTEPKFVPNQAVQLKVAEGLEVNVRLVDCVGYAVEGAKGYEDENGPRMITTPWFDEPIPFQEAAEIGTRKVIQEHSTLGVVVTTDGSIAEIPRSSYVVAEERVVEELKEVGKPFVLIINSTRPKSEETQQLRSELQAKYDIPVIALSVATMGEEEGTAVLREVLYEFPVHEVNVNLPSWVMVLNDNHWLRSNYENSVRDTVKDIRRLRDVERVVQQFMDYDFIAKAGLSGMNMGQGVAEIDLYAPDELYDRILMEVVGVEIRGKDHLLQLMQDFSHAKREYDRFAEALEMVKTTGYGIAAPSLAEMMLDEPELIRQGSRFGVRLKATAPSIHMIRVDVESEFAPIIGTEKQSEELVRYLMQDFENDPIKIWESDIFGRSLHSIVREGIQGKIAMMPDNARYKLQETLGRIINEGSGGLIAIIL from the coding sequence GTGGAGAAAGTAGACATTTTCAAGGACATAGCCGAACGTACCGGCGGGGATATTTACCTCGGGGTAGTAGGGGCTGTCCGGACGGGCAAATCAACGTTTATTAAGCGATTCATGGAGACGGTAGTGCTTCCCAACATTGCGAGCGAATCCGACCGTGCCAGAGCCGTGGACGAACTTCCTCAAAGCGCCGCAGGCAAAACAATTATGACAACCGAGCCCAAATTCGTGCCTAATCAAGCGGTCCAGCTCAAAGTGGCGGAAGGGCTTGAAGTAAATGTAAGGCTGGTCGACTGCGTCGGCTACGCGGTAGAAGGGGCAAAAGGCTACGAGGACGAAAATGGCCCGCGCATGATTACAACGCCATGGTTCGATGAGCCGATCCCGTTCCAGGAGGCTGCTGAGATCGGCACCAGGAAGGTTATCCAGGAGCATTCGACACTCGGGGTTGTCGTTACGACGGATGGCTCTATCGCAGAAATTCCAAGAAGCTCGTACGTCGTTGCGGAAGAGAGAGTTGTGGAGGAGCTGAAGGAGGTTGGTAAGCCGTTTGTGCTCATCATCAACTCCACTCGTCCAAAAAGCGAGGAGACACAGCAGCTTCGCAGCGAGCTGCAGGCGAAATACGACATTCCGGTTATCGCGCTCAGCGTCGCGACGATGGGCGAAGAGGAAGGCACGGCCGTGCTTCGCGAGGTGCTCTATGAGTTCCCTGTACACGAGGTGAACGTCAACCTTCCTAGCTGGGTAATGGTGCTGAACGACAATCATTGGCTGCGCAGCAACTACGAGAATTCCGTGCGAGACACGGTTAAGGATATTCGCCGATTAAGAGATGTCGAGAGAGTCGTTCAGCAGTTTATGGACTACGACTTTATCGCCAAAGCTGGACTTAGCGGCATGAATATGGGGCAAGGCGTAGCGGAGATCGATCTCTATGCGCCGGATGAGCTGTATGATCGCATCCTGATGGAGGTGGTCGGCGTTGAAATCCGGGGCAAGGACCATCTGCTCCAGCTGATGCAGGACTTCTCGCATGCCAAGCGCGAATACGACCGCTTCGCCGAAGCACTGGAGATGGTGAAGACAACGGGCTACGGCATAGCCGCGCCGTCATTGGCCGAAATGATGCTGGATGAGCCGGAGCTGATTCGTCAAGGCTCCCGATTTGGCGTAAGGCTGAAAGCAACAGCGCCTTCCATCCATATGATCAGGGTGGATGTGGAATCCGAATTCGCCCCGATCATCGGCACCGAGAAGCAAAGCGAAGAGCTGGTGCGTTACTTAATGCAGGATTTCGAAAACGATCCAATCAAAATTTGGGAATCCGATATTTTTGGCCGCTCGCTGCACTCCATCGTCAGAGAAGGCATTCAGGGCAAAATCGCGATGATGCCGGACAATGCGCGGTATAAGCTGCAGGAGACGCTGGGCCGCATCATCAACGAAGGCTCGGGCGGCTTGATCGCCATCATCCTGTAA
- a CDS encoding HU family DNA-binding protein has product MNKTDLITKVAELSELSKKDATKAVDAVFEAISEALQSGDKVQLVGFGNFEVRERQARKGRNPQTGEEIDIAASKMPAFKPGKSLKDLVSN; this is encoded by the coding sequence ATGAACAAAACCGATCTGATCACGAAGGTAGCGGAACTGTCCGAGCTGTCCAAAAAGGATGCGACGAAAGCGGTTGACGCTGTATTCGAAGCGATCTCGGAAGCTCTTCAAAGCGGAGACAAGGTGCAGCTCGTTGGCTTTGGCAACTTTGAAGTGCGCGAACGTCAAGCACGCAAAGGCCGCAACCCGCAGACAGGCGAGGAAATCGATATCGCCGCAAGCAAGATGCCGGCATTCAAACCAGGCAAATCTCTTAAGGACCTTGTATCCAATTAA
- the mtrB gene encoding trp RNA-binding attenuation protein MtrB translates to MEPTIGEYIVIKAKDQGVQVIGLTRGHDTRFHHTEKLDRNEVLICQFTDHTSAIKIRGKATVMTKYGTVETDQ, encoded by the coding sequence ATGGAGCCTACTATTGGCGAATACATTGTAATCAAGGCTAAGGATCAAGGCGTGCAGGTCATCGGATTGACGCGCGGCCATGATACGCGGTTCCATCATACGGAGAAGCTCGACAGGAACGAAGTGCTGATCTGCCAGTTTACCGACCATACCTCGGCTATTAAAATTCGGGGCAAAGCTACCGTAATGACCAAATACGGGACGGTCGAAACCGATCAATAG
- a CDS encoding heptaprenyl diphosphate synthase component 1 has product MTTYRISDMTRQQAKHDMIDKHIELPPLAEPRARMLFAFLNQQGPTAAANSELYTLVVTLVQLGMDTHDLIDTETTHRSEREMRSRQLKVLAGDFFSARFYQLLANAGQIDMIASISSAVCEVNRLKVNLYTRMRGLRVTAEDYFGYAVQLRSEMFRQFAGMLEGASSRLWPELLHGVSRCEVALDELERCGSDSRFDKSWAYWHILQAGTEEERQALLSETPSSSFIQSLLHKYDIRSQLVAKLKHAAEGMKAAAAKLESDKLQRELASIADAMLARLAGGVPALNETR; this is encoded by the coding sequence ATGACAACTTACCGCATTTCAGATATGACGAGGCAGCAGGCGAAACACGATATGATCGACAAGCATATTGAGCTGCCGCCGCTTGCGGAACCGAGAGCGCGGATGCTGTTCGCGTTCCTGAACCAGCAGGGACCGACCGCCGCTGCTAACAGTGAGCTGTACACGCTGGTTGTAACGCTTGTCCAGCTGGGCATGGACACGCATGACCTGATCGATACCGAAACGACGCATAGATCGGAGCGGGAGATGCGTTCCAGACAGCTGAAGGTGCTGGCCGGCGATTTCTTCAGCGCACGCTTCTATCAGCTTCTAGCCAATGCGGGGCAGATTGACATGATCGCCAGCATCAGCAGCGCCGTATGCGAAGTTAACCGCTTGAAGGTTAATCTGTATACTCGTATGAGAGGCTTGCGCGTGACGGCTGAAGATTATTTCGGCTATGCGGTTCAGCTGAGAAGCGAGATGTTCCGCCAATTCGCGGGCATGCTGGAGGGAGCTTCATCCAGGCTTTGGCCAGAGCTGCTGCACGGAGTAAGCCGCTGCGAGGTCGCGCTGGACGAGCTGGAGAGATGCGGCTCCGACAGCAGATTCGATAAAAGCTGGGCGTACTGGCATATCCTGCAGGCGGGCACCGAAGAGGAACGGCAAGCGCTTCTGTCGGAGACGCCAAGCAGCTCCTTCATTCAGTCGCTTCTGCACAAATATGATATACGCTCTCAGCTTGTCGCCAAGCTCAAGCATGCCGCGGAAGGAATGAAGGCGGCGGCTGCGAAGCTGGAGTCGGACAAGCTGCAGAGAGAGTTGGCGAGCATTGCTGACGCCATGCTGGCAAGGCTTGCGGGCGGAGTGCCCGCGCTTAACGAGACGAGGTGA
- a CDS encoding demethylmenaquinone methyltransferase, whose amino-acid sequence MEVNNTESKSHVHALFETIAPQYDFMNDVISFRRHKAWRKYTMKRMDMKPGQNALDICCGTCDWTIDMAQASGSGQIVGLDFSQNMLDVGAVKVERLGLKNQIKLVQGNAMSLPFEDNSFDFVTVGFGLRNVPDYVQVLSEMRRVVKPGGQVVCLELSKPTWQPFKSIYYLYFERIMPWFGKLLAGKFKEYQWLPDSLKLFPDSQGLKELFRQAGMPDAEVRLFFGGIAALHIGTKGRDGQR is encoded by the coding sequence CTGGAAGTGAACAACACAGAATCGAAAAGCCATGTGCATGCGTTATTCGAGACGATCGCTCCCCAATATGATTTCATGAATGATGTGATCAGCTTCAGAAGACATAAAGCATGGCGGAAATATACGATGAAGCGGATGGATATGAAGCCCGGGCAGAATGCGCTTGATATTTGCTGCGGAACCTGCGATTGGACGATCGATATGGCGCAGGCAAGCGGCTCGGGACAAATTGTTGGCTTGGACTTCAGCCAGAACATGCTGGACGTCGGCGCGGTGAAGGTTGAACGGCTGGGATTGAAGAACCAGATCAAGCTGGTGCAGGGCAACGCGATGAGCCTGCCGTTCGAGGACAACAGCTTCGACTTTGTAACGGTCGGCTTCGGCCTGCGGAACGTTCCCGATTACGTGCAGGTATTAAGTGAGATGCGCCGAGTCGTCAAGCCAGGCGGCCAGGTTGTCTGTCTGGAGCTGTCCAAGCCGACATGGCAGCCGTTCAAGAGCATTTATTATTTATATTTTGAGCGTATTATGCCTTGGTTCGGCAAGCTGCTTGCTGGAAAATTCAAGGAATATCAATGGCTTCCAGACTCGCTGAAGCTGTTCCCGGATTCACAAGGGCTGAAGGAGCTGTTCCGGCAAGCCGGAATGCCGGATGCCGAGGTGCGACTCTTCTTCGGCGGTATTGCTGCGCTTCATATCGGCACGAAGGGAAGAGATGGGCAGCGATGA